From a region of the Epinephelus fuscoguttatus linkage group LG21, E.fuscoguttatus.final_Chr_v1 genome:
- the rbm33a gene encoding RNA-binding protein 33 isoform X1 — MSANAQDFDFDEFDKPGAERSRRRRGEDDDLESDLEEDLLGEDWLSGKKNPSEGSDEELNDDLLQSDDEDVNMSGQDVSLNATYSLGTSYDQQDNLQEADYTDDVVNLGAEGCEEGDGGEEGYQGGEYTQEYSQDGNSEMPEDQMDYTGEVAEGDDGYQDEVLDIQINEPIDGEFQDDVYQTSYVDGRLGEHGVQQEAVPEEEQEEEGGEEQQEEEEEDTAKGFDTEEVENEAMPEEETKEESDEEDEEDEESGRLRFKSERKDGAVVRLANAGCSRRDIPETLELSEEAKQVLMAFEEQERQKKQNRYGGRGMRGGMRGGRGRGSFPPYGMGDFRGGYRGRMNDQRLPLMGNMGMQQPSSRMPLPHQPHQQQMHSQQHHPSRPRGPPPFQDHGRPLVQQPLQPLIPPHMAHRSPPLRPQMEPPPRMMSSPPPNFPQHHQQQPPQPKNIHINPHFRGPTSSSVQVPLMPPAQSQPRPAVGPQRFPGPGDFQQHMSGNFGQPQRPPHHMEPFRNQPPQGPQDREPLFMGEHTESARFPGQHMFDHQGPTPLMNSSHNLHQQQQMPGQGQMGFGPPGPAFNQPGQGPLGLFQREPPRPNLPPHQGHQGMVGLNQQGGPPNQPRPFMGPRQPFGQQGNLFPPPQVPFGMQVRLRGLMHGPPVNQLPHHDMPPHQPMHQQQQQHHRQDLPHHQQQHLNVSEPRPMMHHGQNPFHQQQAHGSPRQMTPRPQNPQQRNMSNRQRMSTPVSKQMQQRNSNLRELPVAPGNMNMNSARPAANVRPVAKATQGARPGQSTQLVPDGGRGRGQVAAKIESQPGEAGRTVVRKEIASTPSSTAPQDPDEDEETRQYRLKLEEQKRLREEILKRKEMRRQMQAGVRKKELLDRLNAQTPGQGQAPPQIQSSQQNQQMPHPVQQQQPPPPLQPQQQRQEQKQPLQPQPQPQQQRPQRAQQSLNQSLNNPNQATPIPPNGSPQIPTPRPNVKTRLQMVKGSTQLQQTPGPGPNQQWKPPLQQNRQQLQQQQQQQRRNSAGQNLNRPGSLIQPDQGPPKNIPVTPSVGPGQAQAQTQGPKLGAKRTVMQRAKNPSFEGQVPQKVRVVKLSGASGKGPVPASSPVQQQGTWPATPLNQRKVTMTGQQQQGPGGTPQVGRGVMGNPQQNRVVVSGRGRGRGGGPMGRGRPVSTRQSQRGTESERCTVSIEGLSSSTTDVQLQNLLRSIGPIEMFKMMPQQRKAIAKFSSPQHAASFQMSFHRHMIDLSHIDVSLIDG, encoded by the exons TGATTTGGAAGAGGATTTGTTGGGAGAGGACTGGCTGTCAGGTAAAAAg AATCCCTCAGAAGGGTCAGATGAAGAGCTGAATGATGACCTTCTACAAAGTGACGACGAAGATGTAAATATGAG cggCCAGGATGTGAGCCTCAATGCCACATACAGCTTGGGCACATCCTATGACCAGCAGGACAACTTGCAGGAAGCAGACTACACAGATGACGTTGTGAACCTGGGCGCAGAGGGCTGTGAAGAAGgggatggaggggaggaggggtaCCAGGGAGGGGAGTACACGCAGGAATACAGCCAAGACGGCAACTCAGAGATGCCTGAAGACCAAATGGATTACACTGGAGAGGTAGCTGAGGGTGACGATGGCTACCAGGATGAAGTGTTAGACATCCAAATCAATGAGCCCATAGATGGTGAATTTCAA GATGATGTGTACCAAACCTCCTATGTTGATGGGCGTCTGGGTGAACATGGAGTCCAACAGGAGGCAGTCcctgaggaggagcaggaggaggaagggggagaagagcagcaggaagaggaggaggaagacacaGCCAAGGGCTTTGACACAGAGGAG GTTGAAAATGAAGCCATGCCTGAAGAAGAAACAAAGGAGGAATCAGATGAGGAGGACGAGGAAGATGAAGAGTCTGGTCGTTTACGGTTCAAATCTGAAAGAAAGGACGGTGCTGTTGTGCGGTTGGCTAACgcaggctgcagcaggagggATATCCCTGAAACACTCG AACTGTCAGAGGAGGCTAAGCAAGTTCTGATGGCATTTGAAGAACAAGAAcggcaaaagaaacaaaaccgATACGGAGGCCGAGGCATGCGAGGAGGAATGCGAGgcggcagaggaagaggaagcttCCCACCCTATGGAATGGGAGATTTTAGAGGAGGATACAGAGGAAGAATGAATGACCAGAGGCTCCCCCTGATGGGAAACATGGGCATGCAG CAGCCATCCTCCCGAATGCCTCTtcctcatcagcctcatcagcagCAAATGCACTCCCAGCAGCACCACCCTTCACGTCCAAGAGGACCTCCTCCCTTCCAAGACCATGGGCGCCCGCTGGTCCAGCAGCCCCTTCAGCCCCTCATCCCCCCGCACATGGCTCACCGCTCCCCGCCGTTGAGGCCCCAGATGGAGCCGCCACCACGAATGATGAGCTCCCCGCCACCTAATTTTCCTCAGcatcaccagcagcagcctccacagcccaaaaacatccacattaaCCCCCATTTCAGAGGGCCTACGTCATCCTCTGTACAAG TGCCCTTGATGCCTCCTGCTCAGAGCCAGCCCAGACCTGCTGTGGGTCCTCAGAGGTTCCCT GGACCGGGAGACTTCCAGCAGCACATGTCTGGTAATTTCGGTCAGCCCCAGCGGCCCCCTCATCACATGGAGCCCTTTAGGAACCAGCCACCTCAAGGCCCCCAAGACAGAGAGCCCCTCTTTATGGGAG AGCACACAGAGTCAGCGAGGTTTCCAGGGCAGCACATGTTTGATCACCAGGGCCCCACTCCTCTGATGAACAGCAGCCACAAcctccatcagcagcagcagatgcccGGCCAGGGCCAAATGGGTTTCGGCCCCCCAGGACCAGCCTTCAACCAGCCGGGCCAGGGTCCACTAGGACTTTTTCAGAGAGAACCCCCAAGACCCAACCTCCCTCCCCACCAAGGTCATCAGGGGATGGTCGGCTTAAATCAACAAGGTGGGCCCCCCAACCAGCCCAGACCCTTCATGGGCCCTCGGCAGCCGTTTGGCCAGCAAGGGAACCTTTTTCCCCCTCCACAAGTTCCGTTTGGGATGCAGGTACGACTAAGA GGCTTAATGCACGGCCCTCCTGTCAACCAACTTCCACATCACGACATGCCGCCCCATCAGCCCatgcaccagcagcagcagcaacatcatAGGCAGGACTTACCCCATCATCAGCAGCAACATCTAAATGTCAGTGAGCCTCGCCCCATGATGCACCATGGACAGAATCCCTTCCATCAACAGCAGGCGCATGGTAGCCCCAGGCAGATGACGCCCCGCCCTCAGAACCCCCAACAGCGCAACATGTCCAACAGGCAGAGGATG AGCACACCTGTCTCCAAGCAAATGCAACAGCGCAACAGCAACCTCCGGGAGCTCCCCGTAGCACCTGgcaacatgaacatgaacagtGCCCGCCCCGCCGCCAACGTTAGGCCTGTTGCCAAGGCAACACAGGGGGCGCGTCCTGGGCAGAGCACTCAGCTGGTGCCTGACGGTGGCAGAGGAAGAGGCCAAGTTGCTGCCAAGATCGAATCACAGCCTGGAGAGGCAGGCAGGACAGTTGTTCGCAAAGAAATCGCAAGCACACCCTCCAGCACGGCACCACAG GACCCCGATGAGGATGAAGAGACCCGGCAGTACCGTTTGAAGTTGGAAGAGCAGAAGCGCCTGAGAGAGGAGATCCTGAAGAGAAAGGAGATGCGACGGCAGATGCAGGCTGGCGTCAGAAAGAAGGAGCTACTGGACAGACTCAACGCCCAGACACCGGGCCAAGGCCAAGCTCCTCCACAGATTCAATCCTCACAACAAAATCAGCAAATGCCACACCCTGTCCAGCAAcaacaaccaccaccaccactacaaccacagcagcaacgacaggaacaaaaacagccgctgcagccacagccacagccacagcagcagagaCCCCAGAGAGCACAACAATCATTAAATCAATCATTAAACAATCCTAATCAGGCCACCCCCATCCCTCCCAACGGCAGTCCTCAGATCCCTACACCACGTCCCAATGTCAAGACACGCCTGCAGATGGTAAAAGGTAGCACTCAGCTGCAACAGACCCCTGGGCCTGGTCCAAACCAGCAGTGGAAACCACCACTTCAACAAAATAGGCAGcagctgcaacaacaacaacaacaacagcgaAGGAACAGTGCTGGGCAGAACTTAAACAGACCTGGTTCTCTGATCCAGCCTGATCAGGGCCCCCCAAAGAACATACCTGTAACCCCGTCTGTGGGCCCTGGCCAGGCTCAGGCTCAGACTCAAGGACCTAAACTTGGGGCTAAAAGAACTGTGATGCAGCGGGCCAAGAATCCTAGTTTCGAAGGGCAGGTGCCACAAAAAGTCAGAGTCGTCAAACTTTCAGGAGCG AGTGGAAAGGGGCCAGTGCCAGCCAGTAGCCCAGTGCAGCAACAAGGCACCTGGCCGGCAACACCGCTCAACCAAAGGAAGGTTACCATGACAGGGCAGCAGCAACAGGGACCAGGCGGAACACCACAGGTTGGCCGAGGGGTCATGGGCAACCCGCAGCAAAACAGG GTTGTTGTGTCGGGCCGGGGCCGAGGTAGAGGGGGTGGTCCGATGGGTCGAGGTCGTCCAGTGTCCACCAGACAGAGCCAAAGAGGAACAGAGAGCGAACGATGCACTGTGTCCATAGAGGGCCTCTCCTCATCCACAACTGACGTTCAGCTGCAGAATCTTCTCAGGTCCATCGGCCCCATCGAG ATGTTCAAAATGATGCCCCAGCAGAGGAAAGCAATCGCCAAATTTTCCAGTCCCCAGCATGCAGCGAGTTTTCAAATGAGCTTCCACAG GCACATGATTGATTTGTCGCACATTGATGTGTCGCTGATTGACGGATGA